AGAAAGCATGCAGGGGGAGAGAGAGCAGCTTGTAAAAATGACCATGTTCACTTCCTTTGAACAAATGAAGGAAAGTTTATCATTCTTTGAATCAAACTGTTTGCTGTGCTGCAGGGGAGTCGCAGAGTGTATGAGCTGGAGGTGAGGAACCAGGCAGAGGCTTTGGAGAAGCAACTAAGACGTGGAACCTACAGGGACTCTCTGGTAAAAATCTTTCCTCATAAACTCTATGCATGTTCACATGTGAGCACATACACAGAGTTTAAGCAATAATACTTTTGTGCCATTGTTTGCATGTGAGGGGCAAGAGCATGTGGTTTCCCTGTGTGTGTTCAGGAGAACAGTGAATACATGCTGTACCTGAGGCAGAGCCAGCAGGAGATCctaaaggaggaggagaggcgaTATCGCTTCTTGGCAGAGAAGCACTGTGGCCTCACACAGTCGCtcctgtttttaataaacaaggtatacaaacacacatgctggTCCTACATAACAACAGCAAACCAAAGTTGACCacactgtgtgtttttgtgtgacaATAGATCAGTGTTTAAAgtggtttaatttaaaacagtcCCTATAGTAACCAGCAGAACTCATGCTCCAGATCAGGATTAATGCATCTGAGTGAATTATTCATCAACATAAAAGATCCAGTGGGTGATGTCTTACACAGTAATTGGATGTTGCCACTGACTAAATACCCCTGTAGGGAAAGCTGCACTGACtgtgaaaaatttaaaattcagAATATTTATTCTAAGATAATAACAGCTCATATGCTCTGCAGTTATGTATCAGATAAGCAACatggaaaatacagtaaaacgTGAActtgtttagttaattttttgTCTACTGTTAACACCACCTGTCAGTAAGGAGTGTTGTATCCACGTTGGCACCCTTAAATCCAGCTTCCCTGTCAATAAGATTATTTATGCAACCCAGAAGTTGAATGTGTCAGCATTTTTATTCCAGCCATGTCATGTCGATTGCTTGATTATCTGGTAAAACTCCAGTCTCAATTTGCATTATCTAATTTACTGAAGTACATGGTAAACGTTTTGCTGCTTTATTAGTTTGAGATTTAATGAGGTCCTCAGCTCTCTTATTTGTTTTCAGACTGGTGCTTCCCTCCAGCAGAAGGCAGACGGATGGAAGGAGAAGGTGAATGAGACCAGGGGCTCCAGATCACGAACTCCCACGCATTTGGACCAAGAGGCGCAGGTACAGGCACAGTATGTAGTTTAGTCCAGTGCATGTGTGTTGGCCCTGTCATAACTGagctttattttgattttaaatatcTGAATAGTGAAATATATTAAAACCACTCAAAGTCCTAAGTAAACGGAGCCAAAACTGAATGTTAAACCTGACTTTGAGAAATTTAGGGTAAAGTAGATTGTTCTTATCCCTCTCATAGCCCAAAACTCTACTTCAAATCTGTTCAGCTGTAGAAAACTTCACTCTGTACTTCACATCCACCGCTCATATGTGCTAACACACTGGTGTCCAGACTGGCTGCCAAAACACCCAGAATGCAGCAGCTTGGtgttatacatatatatttatacatatatagacTTCATAGGATTACAAACCAGCAAGTGCATCAGATTTGCAGCCCAGTCTGAtctgctgttacagactgaGTTAAGATTCAGGTCTGGCCTCCCAAAATTTAGCTTTGCCCTTTGCTGGACTTCTACATACATCCCAATGATATCAggttcagtttttctttctttttatctttttttatccttGACCAAAACTGCAGATATTGGAAAAGCAGGTTTTTGAGAAATATTTAACTCTGTGATTCTTTGGCTTTACGTACAAACCAATGCTAAAAGCTGAGCAAATGAAGTAAAGGTTCATAAATTACTTGTCACTACTTTTAGCAAGATCTACATCATTGCcacatgttttctttattaaatgagTACTTGTCAGTTTGCATTCAAGTGAATTTGTACTATGCAGCCTTAATCCAGCTGCTTTGAACGTTGTTGTAACAATTAAATTAAGCACCATCAATGTCAGACCTATCCGCTGCTTTAACTTAATATTTCTACTGACAGTAAATCTTGCTCTGCCAGATTTCAAATAAGAATTGTGAGTAGACACAGCAGTTAATCTATGATATGTACTGTATGTTTCTCTGCTAAGCTTCGAGGATCAGTGAGCTCCCTGCTTCAGACAGTTGCCAGAGATGAGGATATGTCTTGGGCTAGGCGTGAGCAGCAAGCACTGGGCCGAGTGCCCTCTAGAGGTAAGAGATAGATATAGCTCAGGGCTGCTTAAGTCCGGTCATCAAGAGCTACTATTTTGCTAATtgtagatgcatcccttctccaacacacccaaGTCAAATGGCTAAACTCCCTCATCTGCATATCACTCAACTTTGCAGAAGCCTGgcaacaagccattcatttgattcaggtgggttggagaagggatgcatcaaaaagttgcaggatagtagctcttgAGGATAGCTCAGTgttccccaaccctggtcctcaagccacactatcctgcaggtattagataTATCCCTtctgcaacacacttgattcaaattacatggatctctgacaagctctgcacaaatctgctactgagccattaatttaagtcaggtgtgttgaagcagggaaacatctaaagtctgcaggacagtgggccttgaggactggagttggggatccctgtAATAGCTCTCAAACTttgacagagacacagaagaGTAAAGCTATAAAATTTTACTTGTGTATTTGAATATTCTGATATTGTATTAATTTCccctctctgttttcttttgttatctTTCTTCCACTCCAGCACCATCGCCCCTCCCCAGTCGCTCTCGCTCCAGTTCAGTAGGGGAATCTCTGGGTCTTGGAGCAGGAAGAGCCATGAGAGCCCTTGTGTCTCACCCGTCTTCATCCAACCCAAAGCTTCTGCCTTTCAACAGAGGAGAGACTGTCATCGTACTGGTCCAGGAACCTCGCAACGGCTGGCTATATGGACGCACCGACAGCAGCCTGCGGTGGGTTTATTTATGAAGGATTTATGTTCATTCAGTCACAGAACCaacattttcagattttcaCCAGGttctaaaataaatgttctgtGTTACACAGCATCTAAAAGGTTTTGCAACATACTTTTGTGACTGTGACTAAGACTTTGCTTTTTCACACTGGTGCTCTTCCTTAATAATTGATGAGCCACATTATTAAACCCATACATAAACATGTGTTTGCAGTTAGGAGGTAAAggtgtacattttttatttaacaaaatctaATAATCTAGAAGATAAATATTGTGTAACTTTTATGGACAAATGTATGTCAGTATACTAATGTACATCTGCATAATGTATTATAAAAGTAAGtatgcatgaaaacacaaaaactttttaaaacctaaCATTTTGAAATGTGTTACATGACTGAGAAAtatgttttactgtattttagagttggaatattttaattaatttagcaaAAGCCAACCCTGTCCCTAACACTGTAATGCCACAGATCAGCCTACACTGATGTATTAGTCTCAAACAAAGCCATGGCGTTTAGCTGTGTATTTGACACCTAGCTGTTTGTTCTGCCTTCATCAAAGAAGTGGTCTGCTCTGGATACCAGAACATTCAGATCTTGGGCTATAAGTTGCAGATGAAAAGTGTGATGAAGAAGAATTTGAGCAACTGTGTGAAGACAAAAGTTGAAAGGTAGAATTGCAGATGTTGGAGGTGCTTCACACCAGCTCAGAAAATTGATTTAAGGGCCAAGTTGACATACTTGTACCACGGTTTTTCCAGGACTGTATGTGCATGTACTAATAGCAATAACACAAAGtgggttaattttttttaaaaggcaaaGCTGGACATTTAAGCTTAAAGAGCCATATGCTCATTGCCACAGCTGTAGTAATACAGTCAGTGGATAGTGATTTTGTTCAGagccaaactgaaaaccaacacTGGCCTTGTTTTGCCCTGGTCCTTCTACAAACCTTCACCAGACAAGCCGCAAAACCTTATTAGAACTGGACTGATTCCCTTCCTTCTCTGCTAGAGTGCTCATGAAGTATTTGTAGGACATACCTGCCTTGAGAGTTAGTTACACCATTTGATTGTTTTCCCAGCTCTGTCCATAGCTGGGAAAAGACTGAAACATTTAATatcttcagtgtgtttgtgataAACTCAGTagttaaaatggttttatttgagtTGATCTGAGATCTGTCAATCAGGGTTCTCAGTGGACATGTCCTAGTTTCTCAATGCAAAGAACATTATTTTTCGTCTGATTTTAAATTCTGTGTACTTGCTGATTGTTTCAGTCATTTAGATTTGCCTGGGTGGTTGATAACACTCAAAAAACACTTTCACCTCTGATTTGCTCTAACTTTATACTTCAACATAATATATTACCGAACTTATAGTAGTTATGAAAGGACAAAAGGATTTATAAAGCTGAAGTTATCTGTTGCCTAATCCTTTTTGTTTCATCTCCTTCAGTCAAGGCTGGTTTCCGGCTGCCTATGTGGCTCCTATTGAAGGTTTCTCCAACACTTTGGCAGCCAGGTGGGAGTTTGCCAGTCAATGTTCTGTCtatacagcaaaaacaaaacattgtaaagCTGAGAAAAGCTTCAGATGTTTTTCTGTCCATCAGAAATGTCCAGGTTACTAATCTATTAACAATTCTTGACTTCTACTTTGACTCACACAGTGGTGGTTCTCTAAGAAGCCACAGTATGAATAATCTGCTGGACACTGACACCTACTCTGAGCAGTCAGAGGGAAAAAGTTATGGTGACATCCCACCCCCTGCCACACCCAACCGCAGAGCCTCTGTAGACTTCCGAGCAATCTCTCCAGCCCCCGAGAAGAAGACAGAACCAGGGACAGAAACAAAGCCTCTGCCtcctcccccaccaccacctcctccacccaGTCAGAGCCTCAGAAGGGGCTCAGCAGATTTTCAACCAATCTCTCCCCTCTCTGACAGAAAGGGTGACTCAGCTTCTGATGTCCAGGTATTGCATGGTTATATGGTCCATGGTTAACTTATGGCCATAGTTGtaataatgattattttcttaagtgaactgatttgattttaatCCTTCTTCACCATTTTTTGGTCTTTACACCTCTCATTTATTAGGCGTTATCACCACATGGGCCACCTGAAAACCCACTATTTCCAAggtaattttaaattagtttttggtgaaaaataaactcataaatTTGAATTCTCCAAATCTAGTGCATGAAAATATCAATGCTCTCTTGACATTATATAAGAAATTATGATTCAGTGGTGTGGGCTACAGTCAAGATTTAAGAATCTTTTTATGTGTTGTTTAGAGGTATTGATTTCAGTAAGATTATTGTTCACTGCATTATGGAATTGTTTGCTACAATTATCATACACATAAATCTTACTGAAGTACTGAATACCGTTAAAAGTGCAGGCGCAAATTTTCAATGAATGCcgtttagttttcctttttttttttttttttactttggcttGGCATTCAGCAGCAACGAGTTCAACACCAAAGTTGACTCCAAAGGCTCATCACAAACTtctaaaacattaaacagtttGAGTTGTGGAAAACTGACCCTCTGAAGCATGCTCACCACCCACAGCCAAACCTTACCTTCCTCACGCTGGGGTCAGCGTGGTGTTAGTTTCTCCACCTGGATCCTTTgcctgtgtgtgtatttgttttatttggcaGAATTCAGTTGAGCGTGAGCAGTATCATGTAACATTTTCCATCATACTCTTGTTTCAGAGGCACAAACCCATTTGCCACTGTAAAGCTTCGACCCACAACGACCAATGACAGATCTGCTCCTCGGATCCACTGAGCTGTTGTCACTCATCCAGGTGGCGTTTGTGACTCACGCTGCAAGATGAGGTTGTGGAGGCAGGAGACATGTTCTTGTTGGCACCTCTGAAAGATGATGGTTTTTAGCCTGATGAACAGGGGATCATTTAGGGAGATTTAGTATAGTGTTAGATGAAACAAACTACTTGTTGTACCAAAATGAAAAGTGACACTGTATGGAGAACTAAATGATTAAAACCTTAAACTAGAatagtt
The Melanotaenia boesemani isolate fMelBoe1 chromosome 4, fMelBoe1.pri, whole genome shotgun sequence genome window above contains:
- the baiap2l2b gene encoding brain-specific angiogenesis inhibitor 1-associated protein 2-like protein 2, translated to MSGVSSDQLHKSTLSVYSNLMEHFNPGLEKLVTLGTSYVKAFQALAVCSEAYFSAVAKMGDQALHTLSSRSLGDVLIQISETQRRLTAEMEGVFQWFQIEVLQAMENNIKLDEEYIDGSRRVYELEVRNQAEALEKQLRRGTYRDSLENSEYMLYLRQSQQEILKEEERRYRFLAEKHCGLTQSLLFLINKTGASLQQKADGWKEKVNETRGSRSRTPTHLDQEAQLRGSVSSLLQTVARDEDMSWARREQQALGRVPSRAPSPLPSRSRSSSVGESLGLGAGRAMRALVSHPSSSNPKLLPFNRGETVIVLVQEPRNGWLYGRTDSSLRQGWFPAAYVAPIEGFSNTLAASGGSLRSHSMNNLLDTDTYSEQSEGKSYGDIPPPATPNRRASVDFRAISPAPEKKTEPGTETKPLPPPPPPPPPPSQSLRRGSADFQPISPLSDRKGDSASDVQALSPHGPPENPLFPRGTNPFATVKLRPTTTNDRSAPRIH